A window of the Thermocrinis sp. genome harbors these coding sequences:
- a CDS encoding YceD family protein: MPVLNLKEIFKTSKRFSGFYTISPKDLNLPADLGDLEKPVDVEVEIEKVTGGYSVNLKIKGEIKLECSRCLTPFVREIESEENVRLEKMPEKLAISLKAQDLNVCFLEDEEHFDITELVREQIILSIPTKPLCSVDCTIPTLEEHQEDSRFSALKRLIQK, translated from the coding sequence ATGCCCGTATTAAACCTAAAGGAAATTTTCAAAACTTCAAAACGGTTTTCCGGCTTTTACACGATCAGTCCAAAGGACTTAAATTTGCCGGCAGACCTTGGAGATCTGGAAAAGCCAGTGGATGTAGAGGTGGAGATAGAAAAGGTAACAGGTGGCTATTCGGTTAACTTGAAAATCAAAGGAGAAATTAAGCTTGAATGCAGTAGATGTCTAACACCATTTGTAAGAGAGATTGAAAGCGAAGAAAATGTGAGACTAGAGAAAATGCCAGAAAAGCTGGCTATAAGCCTGAAGGCTCAGGATTTGAACGTATGTTTCCTGGAAGATGAAGAGCATTTTGATATAACTGAGCTTGTAAGAGAGCAGATAATTCTTAGCATACCTACAAAACCCCTCTGTAGCGTAGATTGCACAATCCCAACATTGGAAGAGCATCAGGAAGATTCAAGGTTTAGTGCCTTAAAAAGGTTAATCCAAAAATAA
- a CDS encoding YvcK family protein: MKVVCVGGGTGLSNLLRGLKKEVGNRIEELSAIVTVADSGGSTGRLRKSYHIPAPGDIRNCLVALSESEEILQKLFQYRFKGGELEGHSFGNLFLVALTDITGSFISAINLASQILRTKGEIIPATTADVHLWAEFSNGEVVEGEESITEYGKASKAKIVKVWIDPPDARAPIDAIAKVQDADLIIFGPGSLYTSIVPNLLINDLRQAVESSNAIRIFVVNAMTQPGETDGYSAYDHIKAFLEATGLSKVDIAILNTKMPSDGVLRRYIEQGQEPVIPDIAKIAKAGITVYAEDLIGENQDFVRHDPDKLTDTILRAYSHALS, translated from the coding sequence ATGAAAGTTGTATGCGTAGGAGGAGGAACAGGTTTGTCCAATCTTTTGAGGGGGCTAAAAAAGGAGGTGGGAAACCGCATAGAGGAACTCTCCGCTATAGTGACAGTAGCAGATAGTGGTGGAAGCACAGGAAGACTTAGAAAGTCTTATCACATTCCTGCCCCTGGAGATATCAGAAACTGTTTGGTAGCACTATCGGAAAGTGAAGAGATCCTTCAGAAGCTGTTTCAATACAGGTTTAAAGGTGGAGAGTTAGAGGGACACTCCTTTGGAAACCTCTTTTTGGTAGCACTAACCGACATTACAGGCAGTTTTATTTCAGCCATAAATTTGGCTTCCCAGATACTCAGAACCAAAGGGGAGATCATTCCTGCCACTACGGCAGATGTTCATCTGTGGGCAGAGTTTTCAAACGGAGAAGTGGTTGAAGGGGAGGAGAGTATAACCGAATATGGTAAGGCGAGCAAGGCTAAAATAGTTAAAGTTTGGATTGACCCACCTGACGCTAGGGCGCCCATTGACGCCATAGCAAAGGTTCAAGATGCAGATTTAATTATCTTTGGTCCAGGCAGTCTATACACCAGCATAGTCCCCAACTTGCTAATTAACGATCTGAGGCAGGCGGTAGAAAGCTCAAACGCTATAAGGATCTTTGTAGTAAATGCTATGACCCAGCCAGGGGAAACAGATGGCTACAGTGCCTACGATCATATAAAGGCTTTTTTAGAAGCTACTGGTCTTTCAAAGGTAGATATAGCTATTCTCAATACCAAGATGCCTTCCGATGGGGTTTTAAGAAGATACATAGAGCAAGGACAAGAGCCAGTCATACCAGACATAGCAAAAATAGCCAAAGCGGGTATAACTGTATATGCGGAAGATCTGATAGGAGAAAATCAAGATTTTGTAAGACACGATCCAGACAAGCTAACGGATACGATCCTAAGAGCCTATTCTCATGCACTTTCTTGA